In Streptomyces nojiriensis, the sequence CGTCCAGCAGTTCCGGTCCTGCGGGTTCTCGGCCCCATGGGTGGAGGAGTGTGTCGCCGAGGTCGAGCGTGGTGCGGACGAACGTCGGTGGGTGGGTGCTCATGGTGCTCTTCCTACTGGGGCGTCGGGTCTGTCGCCAGCTCTTTTCCTTCGGTTGCGGGGGGGGGTGGGTGGGTGTCCGCGTCGGGCGCGGTGCCCGACGCGGTGTGTTGCGTGGGTCAGTGGACCGCGTCGCCGATGTGGTGGATGCGGACGAGGTTGGTGGAGCCGGTGACGCCGGGGGGTGAGCCGGCGGTGATGACGACGGTGTCGCCGGGTACGCAGCGGCCGATGCGCAGGAGTTCTTCTTCGACTTGGGCGACCATGGCGTCGGTGGAGCCGACGTGGGGGCCGAGGAAGGTTTCGACGCCCCAGGTGAGGTTGAGCTGGGAGCGGGTGGCGGGGTCGGGGGTGAAGGCGAGGAGGGGGATGGGTGAGCGGTAGCGGGAGAGTCGGCGGACGGTGTCGCCGCTCTGGGTGAAGGCGACGAGGAATTTGGCGTCGAGGAAGTCGCCCATTTCGGCGGCTGCGCGGGCGACGGCTCCGCCTTGGGTGCGGGGTTTGTTGCGGTCGGTGAGTGGGGGGAGGCCCTTGGCGAGGATGTCTTCTTCGGCGGCTTCGACGATGCGGGACATGGTGCGGACGGTTTCGATGGGGTATTTGCCGACGCTGGTTTCGCCGGAGAGCATGACGGCGTCGGTGCCGTCGATGATGGCGTTGGCGACGTCGCTGGCTTCGGCTCGGGTGGGGCGGGAGTTTTCGATCATCGAGTCGAGCATTTGGGTGGCGACGATGACGGGTTTGGCGTTGCGCTTGGCGAGTTTGATGACGCGCTTTTGGACGATGGGGACTTGTTCGAGGGGCATTTCGACGCCGAGGTCGCCGCGGGCGACCATGATGCCGTCGAAGGCGGCGACGATGTCGTCGATGTTTTCGACGGCTTGGGGCTTTTCGATCTTGGCGATGACGGGGAGGCGTCGGCCTTCTTCGTCCATGATGCGGTGGACGTCTTCGATGTCGCGGCCGCTGCGGACGAAGGAGAGGGCGATGACGTCGGCGCCGGTGCGCAGGGCCCAGCGGAGGTCTTCGATGTCTTTTTCGGAGAGGGCGGGGACGGAGACGGCTACGCCGGGGAGGTTGAGGCCTTTGTGGTCGGAGACCATGCCGCCTTCGATGACGCGGGTGTGGACGCGGGGGCCGTCGACTGCGGTGACTTCGAGGGTGACGCGGCCGTCGTCGACGAGGATGAGTTCGCCGGTGGTGACGTCGGTGGCGAGGCCTTTGTAGGTGGTGCCGCAGGTGTGGCGGTCGCCTTGGTGGTCTTCGACGGTGATGGTGAATTCGTCGCCGCGTTCAAGGAGTACGGGTCCTTCGTGGAAGCGGCCGAGGCGGATCTTCGGGCCTTGAAGGTCGGCGAGGATGCCGACGCTGCGGCCGGTCTCGTCGGAGGCCTTGCGTACGCGCTGGTAGCGCTCCTCGTGTTCGGCGGTGGTGCCGTGGCTGAGGTTGAGGCGGGCGATGTCCATTCCGGCTTCGACCAGGGCTTTGATCTGGTCGTATGAGTCGGTTGCGGGGCCCAGGGTACATACGATTTTCGCTCGGCGCATGAGGCGAGCGTATTCCCCTACCTGCGGGTAGGTAATCGCTTCCAGGTGTCCACTCAACAACCTTTGAGCAAAAGCTTGTTGACAACTGTTGAATGTGCATGGGGGTGCTCTGATGAGCACCCCCGGGCGTGGTTTTTGTAGGTTCTTCAGAGTTGTGGAGGGGTCATGGTGAAGCGGGCGTTCACCTGTGCGTAGACGGTCTGGCGCTGGGGTTCGAGGTCGAGCGGCGGGGGGCCGGCATCCTCGGCGGCGCTGAAGGCCATGGTGCGCATGCCGGCGCCGGGGGTGGCGGCGAAGGGGGCGGCGTTCTCGGCGCCGAGGTCGGCGAGTTCGACGAGGGCGGCGAG encodes:
- the pyk gene encoding pyruvate kinase; its protein translation is MRRAKIVCTLGPATDSYDQIKALVEAGMDIARLNLSHGTTAEHEERYQRVRKASDETGRSVGILADLQGPKIRLGRFHEGPVLLERGDEFTITVEDHQGDRHTCGTTYKGLATDVTTGELILVDDGRVTLEVTAVDGPRVHTRVIEGGMVSDHKGLNLPGVAVSVPALSEKDIEDLRWALRTGADVIALSFVRSGRDIEDVHRIMDEEGRRLPVIAKIEKPQAVENIDDIVAAFDGIMVARGDLGVEMPLEQVPIVQKRVIKLAKRNAKPVIVATQMLDSMIENSRPTRAEASDVANAIIDGTDAVMLSGETSVGKYPIETVRTMSRIVEAAEEDILAKGLPPLTDRNKPRTQGGAVARAAAEMGDFLDAKFLVAFTQSGDTVRRLSRYRSPIPLLAFTPDPATRSQLNLTWGVETFLGPHVGSTDAMVAQVEEELLRIGRCVPGDTVVITAGSPPGVTGSTNLVRIHHIGDAVH